The following are from one region of the Penaeus chinensis breed Huanghai No. 1 chromosome 5, ASM1920278v2, whole genome shotgun sequence genome:
- the LOC125026033 gene encoding glutamate-gated chloride channel alpha-like has translation MLEWRWMSTRWSGCAVTLLGLSAATALGLDLLPADYDPHVRPRGPDSGPVTVYISMRINSINEVDERAMKVVIEVYFRHAWKDPRLVVPEHLFNGTDAISLAYGFLEDVDLWVPDPYIEKVHEIHTAAFIDPFGGIRLYKDGKLFFSQMFIITLGCPMFFHDFPFDKQTCHLELASYFYGNQDMAFDWEGDGITASSGIPDQLGNYEFSFFQENSTSCFTPGYVNGNYPCLRSSMTFKRRYRNYLLGVYVPSSLFVVVSWASFFWPADAIPARTVLLITALLTIISLYSGVQQMTPPANYTRAIDIWFFACILAVALALFQYAIILQLREMQKASGIRQVRPLAISLLAAARDKTATAGGDGSAPAGEKSREYWAQIESRLEQWSRTFYVAAFLVFNAVYWPLYL, from the exons CGCGGCTACTGCGCTGGGCTTGGACCTCCTTCCCGCGGACTACGACCCCCACGTCAGACCCCGCGGTCCAG ATTCCGGGCCGGTGACCGTCTACATTTCCATGAGGATCAATTCCATCAATGAAGTGGACGAAAGAGCCATG AAAGTAGTGATCGAGGTGTACTTCCGCCACGCCTGGAAGGACCCGCGCCTCGTTGTGCCCGAGCACCTGTTCAACGGCACGGACGCCATCTCGCTCGCCTACGGATTCCTTGAGGACGTCGACCTGTGGGTGCCAGATCCTTACATTGAGAAAGTCCA CGAAATCCATACAGCGGCCTTCATAGACCCGTTCGGAGGGATCCGGCTGTACAAAGACGGCAAACTCTTCTTTTCACAAAT GTTTATTATCACTTTGGGATGTCCAATGTTTTTCCACGATTTCCCATTCGACAAGCAGACTTGCCATCTTGAACTCGCGAGTT ATTTCTACGGCAACCAGGACATGGCCTTCGACTGGGAAGGCGACGGCATCACGGCATCCTCCGGCATCCCTGACCAGCTCGGCAATTACGAGTTTTCTTTCTTCCAAGAGAACAGCACCTCCTGCTTCACACCGGGCTACGTCAACG GCAATTATCCCTGCCTGCGCTCCTCCATGACCTTCAAGCGGCGCTACAGGAACTACCTCCTGGGGGTGTACGTCCCGTCGTCGCTGTTCGTGGTGGTGTCGTGGGCGTCGTTCTTCTGGCCGGCCGACGCCATCCCCGCCCGCACCGTCCTGCTCATCACGGCGCTGCTCACCATCATCTCCCTCTACTCGGGCGTCCA GCAGATGACACCGCCCGCCAACTACACGCGCGCCATCGACATCTGGTTCTTCGCTTGCATCCTGGCCGTGGCTCTGGCCCTCTTCCAGTACGCCATCATACTGCA ACTCCGGGAGATGCAGAAGGCGAGCGGGATCAGGCAAGTGAGGCCCTTGGCGATCAGCCTCCTTGCAGCGGCGAGAGACAAGACT GCCACTGCTGGGGGCGACGGCAGCGCCCCGGCCGGCGAGAAGAGCAGGGAGTACTGGGCACAGATCGAGTCCCGGCTGGAGCAGTGGTCGAGGACCTTCTACGTGGCGGCGTTCCTGGTCTTCAACGCCGTGTACTGGCCCTTGTATTTGTag